AAAAATCCGTGTCAATAGCAGTGAGAAATAGATGGAGAAGAGCAAGGGTGCCCAAAAATCTTCGAGAAGATATTATTCCAGCAAACATTTTGATGATAGGTCCGACTGGAGTGGGTAAAACAGAGATAGCTCGCAGACTCGCAAAACTGCTTCAAGCTCCGTTTGTCAAAGTTGAAGCCACTCAATACACCGAGATAGGGTATGTAGGTAAAAATGTGTCTTCGATGGTTCGAGATCTGGTAAACACGGCTGCGGGAATGATAAAAAACAAAATTTCCGCAGAAATAAGACCTTTGGCTGAGACCAGAGCAGAAGAAAAAATTTTGGACATAATGCTCCCAATAAGCAAACCCGTGATTTTGGGCGGTGATAGTTCGACAAGAGAAAATCTGAGGAAGCTTTTGAAAAAAAAGGAACTCGACGAAAGAGAAATTGAAATACCGATATCTTCTTCAGCGGGAAAACCTTTCATAGAGGTTTTATCACCTGCGGGAATGGAAGATATGGGTATAAATTTTCAGGACATGATTGGAAATATAAAGCCGAGAAAAAGAAAAATGAAAAAAATGAAGGTCAAAGACGCTTTCGAAGTTATTTGCGAAGAAGAGATGGCGTCCATCCTTGAAGAACATGATATTGGAATTGAAGCTTGTCGCCTTGCAGAGGAACAGGGTATTATTTTCATTGATGAAATTGACAAAATCACCGTAAGTGAAGAAAATATATCAAAATCCGGTCAAGATGTTTCAAGAGAAGGCGTGCAAAGGGATCTTCTGCCTTTAATTGAAGGCACCACGGTTCAGACAAGATATGGAGCTGTAAAGACAGACCACATATTGTTTATAGCAGCTGGAGCTTTCAACGTTTCAAATCCCTCTGACATGATACCTGAGTTTCAAGGCAGATTTCCAATCAGGGTCATTCTCAACGATCTCAAAGAGGATGACTATCACAGGATATTGAAAGAACCTAAAAATTCCTTGATAATCCAGTATCAAGAACTTTTAAAACAGGATAAAGTTAACCTCAAATTCGAAGAGGATTCTCTGAAATTGTTGGCGAAATTTGCCTATGAACTCAACAGGGATTCAGAAAATATTGGCGCGAGAAGACTTCAAACAATACTGAACGTTGTTTTGGAAGACATTCTATTCAACGCGACAGAAGAACCGGGTGAAAAGATCATAGATGAAGATGTTGTACGAGGGAAACTTGAGCTAGTGGCAAAAGAAGAAGATTCAAGGAAATATATACTCTGATGAGAATTTTTTATGGGCTACTCATAGGGCTTTTTGTGGCTTTTTTTGAACTTTTTTTTGTGAAATTTCTTTCTATTAAAGGCATTATCCCGAGTTTAATTCCTGTGTTCGTCCTTTTCGCGGCTTTTTACGGAGGCAGGAGGATGGGTCTTTGGGCCGGTTTTATGGCTGGATTGATAATGGATTTTTATGCAAGGTATTATATAGGGATTGGCATAATTTTTTACAGCAGTGTCGGTTTCGTTTTGGGAAACATTAGAAACAAACTCCTCTTTGACAGCACCATAGGCAAACTGCTTTCATTGTTGATCGTCAATTTCCTACAATCTTCAATTCTATGGATTTCTTCCAGACCGGAGAGTGTTTTGAACATTTTCATGGTCTCGATACTGCCGAAAATTTTGTATTCGACATTTCTCGGCGGGATTATTTTGTATATTCTCCTTTTGGTATTTTCAAAAATATCATACATTGCTGCTCTATTCAGGTTCATCAAAAAATGATGGATTTCAAAAGAGGAAAAGTTCTTAAATACTTTATCGCGTTCGCTTTTTTGCTTATTTCAATTAACTTATTCAAACTCCAGATACTGCAGGGAGACTTCTGGCAGGAAAAATCTTCGAGGACAAGCATACAGCTGAGATATATTGAACCGACAAGGGGAGATATTTATGATTCAAGAGGAATTCTGCTGGCGAAAAACAGGCCAGGTTATTCAATTTTAGTCGATCCTCAGCTTCTGAAAAAATACCCTGGTGTAGCGCCGACACTCGCTTATTATCTCGGGGTCAACCAGAATTACATATTTGAAAGAGTTGACACCAATTCTTATCAGGTTAAAAGAATTGCCCGTGATGTAAGC
This genomic stretch from candidate division WOR-3 bacterium harbors:
- the mreD gene encoding rod shape-determining protein MreD, giving the protein MRIFYGLLIGLFVAFFELFFVKFLSIKGIIPSLIPVFVLFAAFYGGRRMGLWAGFMAGLIMDFYARYYIGIGIIFYSSVGFVLGNIRNKLLFDSTIGKLLSLLIVNFLQSSILWISSRPESVLNIFMVSILPKILYSTFLGGIILYILLLVFSKISYIAALFRFIKK
- the hslU gene encoding ATP-dependent protease ATPase subunit HslU encodes the protein MENGFEIIEDFSSSLTPKKIVEFLDLYIVGQSEAKKSVSIAVRNRWRRARVPKNLREDIIPANILMIGPTGVGKTEIARRLAKLLQAPFVKVEATQYTEIGYVGKNVSSMVRDLVNTAAGMIKNKISAEIRPLAETRAEEKILDIMLPISKPVILGGDSSTRENLRKLLKKKELDEREIEIPISSSAGKPFIEVLSPAGMEDMGINFQDMIGNIKPRKRKMKKMKVKDAFEVICEEEMASILEEHDIGIEACRLAEEQGIIFIDEIDKITVSEENISKSGQDVSREGVQRDLLPLIEGTTVQTRYGAVKTDHILFIAAGAFNVSNPSDMIPEFQGRFPIRVILNDLKEDDYHRILKEPKNSLIIQYQELLKQDKVNLKFEEDSLKLLAKFAYELNRDSENIGARRLQTILNVVLEDILFNATEEPGEKIIDEDVVRGKLELVAKEEDSRKYIL